The following are encoded together in the Pithys albifrons albifrons isolate INPA30051 chromosome 5, PitAlb_v1, whole genome shotgun sequence genome:
- the RASL11B gene encoding ras-like protein family member 11B: MRLTQSMCTIAECAPGGDGPATARPRLVKIAVVGGSGVGKTALVVRFLTRRFIGDYERNAGNLYSRHIQIDGEMLAIQVQDTPGVQIHEHSLDCNEQLNRCIRWADALVIVFSITDYKSFELLSHLYHQVRQLHPGNTVPVVIVANKADLLHIKEVEPQQGLQLANMLGCTFYEVSVSENYNNVFNAFHLLCKEVNKQQITSTPERRRTSLIPRPKSPNMQDLKRRFKQALSAKVRTVTSV; the protein is encoded by the exons ATGCGCCTGACGCAGAGCATGTGCACCATCGCCGAGTGCGCGCCCGGCGGGGACGGCCCCGCcaccgcccggccccgcctcGTCAAGATCGCCGTGGTGGGGGGCAGCGGCGTGGGCAAGACAG CGCTCGTGGTGCGGTTCCTCACCCGGCGGTTCATCGGCGACTACGAGCGGAACGCAG GTAATCTCTACAGCAGGCACATCCAGATAGATGGAGAGATGTTGGCCATCCAAGTGCAAGATACTCCAGGAGTTCAG ATCCATGAACACAGTCTGGATTGTAATGAGCAGCTGAACAGATGCATTCGCTGGGCAGATGCCCTAGTGATTGTCTTCTCCATCACAGACTATAAGAGCTTTGAACTACTCAGTCACCTTTACCATCAAGTTCGACAGCTGCATCCAGGGAACACAGTCCCTGTTGTCATCGTTGCAAACAAAGCTGATCTCCTTCATATCAAGGAGGTGGAGCCTCAGCAGGGACTTCAGCTGGCCAATATGCTGGGCTGTACTTTCTATGAAGTATCTGTCAGTGAAAACTATAACAATGTCTTCAATGCCTTCCATCTCCTCTGTAAAGAagtcaataaacagcaaatAACCAGCACCCCTGAGAGAAGGAGAACCTCTCTTATTCCACGGCCAAAATCACCCAACATGCAGGATCTGAAGAGAAGGTTTAAGCAAGCTTTGTCTGCCAAAGTGAGGACTGTCACTTCTGTTTGA